In a genomic window of Pseudomonas oryzihabitans:
- the fabG gene encoding 3-oxoacyl-ACP reductase FabG has translation MQLSLNGQVALVTGGSSGIGAAVAEALAKAGAAVAINYHSHAEPAEELAQRIQDAGGRAIAVGGDVGDESAVQAMFDRTLEAFGRLDILVANSGLQKDAAVTEMSLKDWNTVINTNLTGQFLCAQAAIRQFRKQGRDEKISRALGKIIHMSSVHEVIPWAGHVNYAASKGGIYMLMRSLAQEVAAEGIRINSIAPGAIATAINADVVNDEAKARELLKLIPYKRIGHVEDIGNAAVFLASDLADYVVGTTLFVDGGMCLYPGFEDNG, from the coding sequence ATGCAGCTTTCCCTCAACGGCCAGGTCGCCCTGGTCACCGGCGGCAGTTCCGGGATCGGTGCCGCTGTCGCCGAGGCCCTGGCCAAGGCCGGCGCCGCCGTCGCCATCAACTACCACTCCCATGCCGAACCCGCCGAGGAATTGGCCCAGCGCATCCAGGACGCCGGCGGCCGCGCCATTGCCGTGGGTGGTGACGTGGGTGACGAAAGCGCGGTGCAAGCCATGTTCGACCGCACCCTGGAGGCCTTCGGCCGGTTGGACATCCTGGTAGCCAACTCCGGCCTGCAGAAAGATGCCGCAGTCACCGAGATGTCCCTCAAGGACTGGAACACCGTCATCAACACCAATCTCACCGGCCAGTTCCTCTGTGCCCAGGCCGCCATCCGCCAGTTCCGCAAACAGGGCCGCGATGAAAAGATCTCCCGCGCCCTGGGCAAGATCATCCACATGAGTTCGGTGCACGAGGTCATCCCCTGGGCCGGCCACGTCAACTACGCCGCGTCCAAGGGCGGGATCTACATGCTGATGCGCAGCCTGGCGCAGGAAGTGGCGGCCGAGGGCATCCGCATCAACAGCATCGCGCCCGGAGCCATCGCCACAGCCATCAACGCCGACGTCGTCAACGACGAGGCGAAGGCCCGCGAACTGCTCAAGCTGATCCCCTACAAGCGCATCGGCCACGTGGAAGACATCGGTAACGCTGCGGTTTTTCTCGCCAGTGACCTGGCCGACTACGTCGTCGGTACCACCCTCTTCGTCGACGGCGGCATGTGCCTCTATCCGGGATTCGAAGACAATGGCTGA
- a CDS encoding MFS transporter → MSGDTLLLRHHRPFVAFWFARICTAGSFQMLTVAIGWHLYSLTGNVLDLGLVGLVEFLPRVLFMLHTGHVADRYDRRRVAALCQTGQGLIALVLLVGSLNQAVTRDLIFILAFCLGTARAFEQPTTQALLPNIVPPAIFPRAIAAAASAMQGATIIAPALGGLLYALGAAWVYGPALLFYAIAVLLVSSLPARQTPSQKEKPTLENLLAGIRFIKSRPDVLGAISLDLFAVLLGGATALLPVFAADILLTGPWGLGLLRSAPAVGALGMSFLLAYVSLNRHVGRIMFGAVGVFGVATIAFGLSTSLWFSLFTLVVLGAADMVSVVIRTSFVQLETPDAMRGRVSAVNGLFIGASNQLGEFESGLTAHFFGTVPAVVLGGIGTLVVTGVWMKLFPGLAQRDRLHEPVQT, encoded by the coding sequence ATGTCCGGCGACACCTTGCTGCTGCGTCACCACCGTCCTTTCGTTGCCTTCTGGTTCGCCCGCATCTGCACCGCCGGCAGTTTCCAGATGCTCACCGTCGCCATCGGCTGGCACCTCTATTCCCTCACCGGCAACGTGCTCGACCTCGGCCTGGTCGGCCTGGTGGAATTCCTGCCGCGGGTGCTGTTCATGCTGCACACCGGCCACGTCGCCGACCGCTACGACCGCCGTCGGGTCGCCGCCCTCTGCCAGACCGGCCAGGGGCTGATCGCCCTGGTGCTGCTGGTGGGCAGCCTGAACCAGGCAGTGACCCGTGACCTGATATTCATCCTGGCCTTCTGCCTGGGGACCGCACGGGCCTTCGAGCAACCCACCACCCAGGCCCTGCTCCCCAATATCGTGCCGCCGGCCATCTTTCCCCGCGCCATCGCCGCAGCAGCTTCGGCCATGCAGGGCGCCACCATCATCGCCCCGGCGCTGGGCGGCCTGCTCTATGCCCTGGGCGCGGCCTGGGTCTATGGTCCGGCCCTGTTGTTCTACGCAATAGCCGTACTCTTGGTGTCCAGCCTGCCCGCCCGGCAGACGCCCAGCCAAAAGGAAAAACCGACCCTGGAAAACCTGCTGGCCGGCATTCGCTTCATCAAAAGCCGTCCGGACGTGCTCGGCGCCATCTCCCTGGACCTCTTCGCCGTGCTGCTCGGTGGCGCCACCGCCCTGCTGCCGGTGTTCGCCGCCGACATCCTGCTCACCGGGCCCTGGGGCCTGGGCCTCCTGCGCTCGGCGCCAGCGGTGGGCGCCCTGGGCATGTCTTTCCTGCTCGCCTACGTCAGCCTCAATCGCCACGTGGGACGCATCATGTTCGGTGCCGTGGGGGTATTCGGCGTAGCCACCATCGCCTTCGGCCTATCCACCTCGCTGTGGTTCTCGCTGTTCACCCTGGTGGTGCTGGGCGCGGCCGACATGGTCAGCGTGGTGATCCGCACCTCCTTCGTCCAGTTGGAGACCCCCGACGCCATGCGCGGTCGGGTCAGCGCGGTCAACGGCCTGTTCATCGGTGCCTCCAACCAGCTTGGCGAGTTCGAATCCGGCCTCACCGCCCATTTCTTCGGTACGGTGCCGGCGGTGGTACTGGGGGGCATCGGCACCCTGGTGGTGACGGGGGTATGGATGAAGCTGTTCCCTGGCCTGGCCCAGCGCGACCGGCTGCACGAGCCGGTCCAGACCTAA